The nucleotide window ATTGATCAATTTAAATTAGCTGATTCACCAGGTGAACCAACTGATGAGGATTATGAAGAAAACCTTTATATCTTAAATAATACTCCTGAGCAAAATCAATGGAATTATACTATAGGAGCTAAATATGAGCACTTTAGAGACAATTCAACATTTACATTTGTGGCGTCAAGAAACATGCTTACGAATAATCAGTTCAAATACCCGAACAACGATAGATCACAAAGTAAAATTTACGATTACAATTCAACAGAAGCTGAGAATAAATTTAGACTTGAAGGGTTAACTTTCACAAATACTGGATTTACTTTTTCATATGGTGTTAGTTATGAGTATGCTAATTATACTAACCAAACTTACCAAACATTATATGATTACTCCACTGGAGAATTAGAAACAATCAACTTTAATAGTGTACTACCTTTAAACAAATGGGGTGGATTTGCTACTGTTTCTAAAAAATTAGCTCAAGACAAAGTAACTTTATCATTAGGAGCGAGAGTAGATGCCAATGATTATTCTGATTCTATGAATAATTTATTAGATCAGTTTTCACCAAGATTTTCAGCATCGTATCAATTTACGCCTAGATGGAGTTTAAACTTCAACACAGGCATTTATTACCAATTACCTACTTACACCACGTTAGGATACAAAGAGGGTGAAGACTTTGTAAACAAGGACAATGGTTTATTATACATTAGAAACAAACAACTGGTTGGTGGTTTTGAATACAAGATTCCTGAAAAGAACTTAAAGTTTACAATTGAAGGGTTCCAAAAGTTATACGATCAATACCCATACTCTATCAACAATGAAATTTCATTAGCCAACTTGGGCGCTGATTTTGGAGTAATTGGATCTGAAGCTGTAACAAGTACATCAAAAGGTAGATCTATAGGTATAGAGTTTATGGCTCAACAAAAATTCTTCAAGGGTTTTTATGGTATTCTAGCCTATACTTACGTTCAGTCTGAATTTACAAATGCCGACCCTAACGTTTATGCTCCTTCTTCTTGGGACAGTAGAAATATTGTTAGTTTAACTGGCGGTAAGAAACTTAAGAGAAATTGGGAAATTGGTGCTAGATGGCTTTATTCAGGTGGCACACCCTATACCCCATATGATGTAGATGCTTCTATGGATAAACAAGTATGGGACGCAGAAAGAAGAGGCGTAAAAGATTATTCTCAAGTAAATACATTACGTTTATCAGCCAACCACCAATTAGATGTTAGAGTGGATAAATATTATTACTTCGACAAGTGGAGTTTAAATGTTTATTTTGATATTCAGAACATGTACGGGTATCAGTCTAAAGGACAACCAATACTTACTACAGAAGTAGATCAAAATGGAAATCCAGTCACTGATCCAAACGACCCTAGTAAGTACTCTCCGAAATATATCGAGACGACCAACGGAATTGTTCAACCTTCTATTGGAATCATAGTTGAGTTATAATATTTCTAAAAATACAGCTAAAAACCCTCGTTTTATTCAAATAAAAAAGCGAGGGTTTGTTTTTTATTAAATTCTCACTTTACTTTGAAGCATCATACCATTTACATCTAAGTAAGACGTAAGTGTTTATAAAGAAGAGGCCAGAGACTAGGCTCTAAGACCCTCTAGCAACCATCACAAAAGTGAAAAGGTGCTACATCCTAGCCTAAATTTTTAGGAGCTATAAGCAAATATCGGAACGTCTGAAAGGATCCTCCTTCTACTACACACACCAATATTTTGCATCCTAGATTAGGCTGATGTACATCTTCTCATCATTGCTTTTAATAGAACATCAATACCAATCTGAAAATACAATGCAAGAGCATTCTTTTACATATAATAATCAGTATGACCTTGAACTTGGGGAGAGCTTACCTGAATTCACACTGAATTACTTTACTGCTGGAAAAATGAAGAAAGATTTTTCCAATGTAGTTTGGGTTTGTCATGCATTAACCGGTAATGCGGAAGTGTTTGATTGGTGGAATGGTTTATTTGGCAATGACTGCATTTTTAATGAAAAAGATCATTTCATTATCTGCGTTAATGTTTTAGGATCATGTTATGGCTCAACAGGACCAACATCTGTCAACCCTGTTACTAATAAACCTTATTACAATGATTTCCCCAATATCACTATTAGAGACATTGTCGGTTCATTGGAGATTCTAAGAAATCATTTGGGTATTGATAAAATCAATACTCTTATTGGAGGTTCTTTAGGGGGACAACAAGCACTAGAATGGGCTGTTCAACAACCAAAATTAATGGACAACCTAATCATCTGTGCTACCAATGCAAGACATTCTGCATGGGGTATCGCTTTCAATGAAGCACAGAGAATGGCTATCGAAGCAGATCCTACATGGGGAGATAATGATGAAAATGCTGGTATTAACGGTCTAAAAGCGGCTAGAGCTGTTGCTATGCTTTCATACAGAAATTATAGCACTTACGAGGCTACTCAGACAGATAAAGACGATAACATTACAGATAATTATAGAGCCTCTACTTACCAACAATATCAGGGAGACAAGCTGACCAAACGATTTAATGCCTACTCATACTGGACACTTTCCAAAGCCATGGATTCTCATAACATGGGTAGAAATCGAAAGTCTTTAGAAGAAGCATTACAATCTATTGAAGCTTACACTCAAGTAATCGGAATTACAAGCGATGTTTTATTCCCAGTTTCGGAGCAAAGATATATCACTCAACACATTCCAAATGTAACTTATGAAGAGATTACATCCCTGTATGGACATGATGGATTTTTAGTAGAAACACATAAAATTGCTGGTGCAATTAGCTCATTCTTTAAGCAAAAGAGTAAAAAAAGAATTCTGTTATCAAATTAGGCACGCCTTTTGTTTTTTAGTAAATTGTAATAATCGAACTCCGATTTAACATTCTACTTAAAAGACAGAAGCAAAATGAACAATATTAAGAATAGATTCTTCACGACATTAGCATTGATCACTTTGGGTGCATTAGTTTTTTCATGTTCAAGCAGCTCAGGAAATGCATCTTCTTCTTACTTCCAAAAAGAAAGAAAAAAATACGAGGTGATGGATATGCACTCAGATTGCCCACAACTTGTAAAATCTAGAAGATAAGCTAGAACAAATACTTTATATTCAATCCTTTTTTCGTATTTAAATGAAAAAAGGATTTTTTCGTATTTATCATCAGGCTTTATTTAAACAAGAAATTTTTTTATCTAACACTTTTTATAGAAATCCCATTACGTATTTTCAATATGCAAAGAGACATTGAAATCGCAGAGCTAAGAAGGCTAACCCAATATATTGATGATAATTTTGACTATGATTTCAAAAACTACGCAATGTCTTCTTTTACAAGAAGAGTAAGAAGAGTTGTGGAGTTATATAAATTCAGTTCAGTAGATGCATTAATCCGTAAGTTCAAAGACAACCCTGGATTCTTTCAAGATTTTGTCTCAGAAATTACCGTTAATGTCACTGAGATGTTTAGAGATCCTACATTTTGGATTTCACTTCGTGATGAAATCATTCCTGAAATCTTAAACGAGCATCAAAAGATCAATATTTGGCATGCTGGATGTTCTTCTGGGGAAGAAGTTATTTCTATGTGTATTATGCTAGAGGAAATGGGAACTCTAGACAAAGCTACCATCATTGCTACAGACATAGATAAATCAATAATTAGTAAAGCCAAGAAAGCTGCTTTCAACGCAAAAAATATGGAACTTAACCAATCCAACTATGAAAGGTTTGGAGGAAAAAGTTCTATTTATGACTATTTCATCGAAAGAGACGGTTTCTACCATGTAAAACCAGAATTACTTGATAGAGTCTCATTCAGAGTGCAAGATTTAGTCAAAGGAAACCCCTTCTCTAAGTTCGATCTCATTCTATGTAGAAATGTAATGATATACTTCAATCAGACATTACAAAACGAAGTATTGAAAAAACTACACGGAAGTTTATTCAAATATGGCAATCTAGCTATTGGCTCAAAGGAGTCATTAATCTGGTGTGATATCGCTAATAAATTCGTTGTAGTTAATAACGAGGAGAAGGTTTATAAAAAAATTAAAGAGTAAAACAGAACCGGATGAGCAATTTAATTGACAAATCTGTTTTCGAGAAAAAATACAAATGTATTGTCATCGGGGGTTCTGCAGGAAGTTTTAAGCCAATTACTCAACTTTTAGCTGACATACCAAAGGATTTTCCGATACCAATAATTTTATGTCTACATCGTCTAAAACATGTTAGGCATGGTTTTATCGAAGCATTATCTATAAGAAGTTCTAAAACAATTGTAGAACCTCAAGATAAAGAAACGATCCGACCAGGAATGGTCTACCTCGCTCCTGCCAATTATCATTTATGTGTAGAGCTTGGTAATTCAATTTCACTTTCTACTGAAGGTTTAATTAATAATTCCAGGCCGGCTATTGATTTAACATTTCAAACTGCTGCATACACTTTTAAAGAAAAACTCATTGGTATTTTATATTCAGGAGCCAATAAGGATGGAGCACTAGGAATGAAATCAGTCAAAGACAAAGGTGGTGTAACTATCATTCAAGATCCAGAAGAGAGTATGATGAACACGATGCCAATGTCTGCGAAAAATGTAACTGAGATTGATTTTTGCCTTGAAGCAGAAAAAATTAAAAATTTTCTACTCCAATTATACAAGGCTTATCAAAAATAAACGTTAGTTAATAAACTCTTGTCTTTTTTCAAGCAACCTTCATAATATTTTGAAAACAACGCAGAAAAAAACAAATATTCGAAGAAAAGGCTCACGCTCTGATGTACGTAAATATGGAATCATATTTAACGGGGTTTTTACAGCCATTTTTACAACAATTATTTTGTTGGAAATTCAATTCCCGAATATTTTATCTCTTGTAGGTATCTTAGATACCAAGGAGTTTAATAGAGAAACATATCTATTAACGCTAAGATTTTTGGATCTAATATTTATTACTGGTACGGTTTACTTCTATCTAGATAAATCTAAACCTTTCAATATTTATTTAGGTATTCTATTCCTTTTCTTATGTATTTATTCTATTTGGGGTATTCAT belongs to Flammeovirga agarivorans and includes:
- a CDS encoding chemotaxis protein CheB, whose amino-acid sequence is MSNLIDKSVFEKKYKCIVIGGSAGSFKPITQLLADIPKDFPIPIILCLHRLKHVRHGFIEALSIRSSKTIVEPQDKETIRPGMVYLAPANYHLCVELGNSISLSTEGLINNSRPAIDLTFQTAAYTFKEKLIGILYSGANKDGALGMKSVKDKGGVTIIQDPEESMMNTMPMSAKNVTEIDFCLEAEKIKNFLLQLYKAYQK
- a CDS encoding TonB-dependent receptor; amino-acid sequence: MKNFLVLFNIFILASTAFAQKGIIRGTVTELPRNEPVPYATVVIQGTSTGATTDDNGKYQIENLEPGLYNIVVNYVGYGPASQEVEVSNARPAVINFSLTPSTQELNEVEVIANGFYKSDESPVSVQRIGVTEVKRAPGANRDISRVLQSLPGVASTASFRNDILIRGGAPNENRFYLDGIEIPNINHFATQGASGGPVGMINVDFIENVEFFSGAYPAGRGNALSSVMEFTQKDGRTDQHTTNIILGTSDIGVTFEGPVTEKSSIIVSARQSYLQALFSVLGLPFLPTYNDFQLKYKYEIDQRNKISIIGLGAIDQFKLADSPGEPTDEDYEENLYILNNTPEQNQWNYTIGAKYEHFRDNSTFTFVASRNMLTNNQFKYPNNDRSQSKIYDYNSTEAENKFRLEGLTFTNTGFTFSYGVSYEYANYTNQTYQTLYDYSTGELETINFNSVLPLNKWGGFATVSKKLAQDKVTLSLGARVDANDYSDSMNNLLDQFSPRFSASYQFTPRWSLNFNTGIYYQLPTYTTLGYKEGEDFVNKDNGLLYIRNKQLVGGFEYKIPEKNLKFTIEGFQKLYDQYPYSINNEISLANLGADFGVIGSEAVTSTSKGRSIGIEFMAQQKFFKGFYGILAYTYVQSEFTNADPNVYAPSSWDSRNIVSLTGGKKLKRNWEIGARWLYSGGTPYTPYDVDASMDKQVWDAERRGVKDYSQVNTLRLSANHQLDVRVDKYYYFDKWSLNVYFDIQNMYGYQSKGQPILTTEVDQNGNPVTDPNDPSKYSPKYIETTNGIVQPSIGIIVEL
- a CDS encoding CheR family methyltransferase, producing MQRDIEIAELRRLTQYIDDNFDYDFKNYAMSSFTRRVRRVVELYKFSSVDALIRKFKDNPGFFQDFVSEITVNVTEMFRDPTFWISLRDEIIPEILNEHQKINIWHAGCSSGEEVISMCIMLEEMGTLDKATIIATDIDKSIISKAKKAAFNAKNMELNQSNYERFGGKSSIYDYFIERDGFYHVKPELLDRVSFRVQDLVKGNPFSKFDLILCRNVMIYFNQTLQNEVLKKLHGSLFKYGNLAIGSKESLIWCDIANKFVVVNNEEKVYKKIKE
- a CDS encoding homoserine O-acetyltransferase family protein → MQEHSFTYNNQYDLELGESLPEFTLNYFTAGKMKKDFSNVVWVCHALTGNAEVFDWWNGLFGNDCIFNEKDHFIICVNVLGSCYGSTGPTSVNPVTNKPYYNDFPNITIRDIVGSLEILRNHLGIDKINTLIGGSLGGQQALEWAVQQPKLMDNLIICATNARHSAWGIAFNEAQRMAIEADPTWGDNDENAGINGLKAARAVAMLSYRNYSTYEATQTDKDDNITDNYRASTYQQYQGDKLTKRFNAYSYWTLSKAMDSHNMGRNRKSLEEALQSIEAYTQVIGITSDVLFPVSEQRYITQHIPNVTYEEITSLYGHDGFLVETHKIAGAISSFFKQKSKKRILLSN